CTTACGCCATTAGCAGTTTTATTAACGTATCGCGCTACTAACGATATTGGGTTAATAAGCATGGATGCTATTTTGACGCCAATAAATAAGTTATTTAAAAAATTCTCTGAGAGGTTTATTTCTTCTCAAAACAAAACCTAACTATGTCAACAAATAAAATACAACTTAATACTATTGAAGAGGCTATTGAAGCTATTCGTCAAGGTGAAGTAATTATTGTAGTAGATGATGAAGATCGTGAAAATGAAGGTGATTTTCTTGCCGCGGCAGAAAAAGTAACTCCAGAAATGATTAATTTCATGGCAACACATGGTCGTGGATTAATTTGTGCACCATTAACAGAAAGTCGTTGTAAAGAATTGGACTTAAGGCCAATGGTTACTAATAATACGGATCATATGGAAACTGCATTTACGGTTTCAATTGATTTAAAAGGGAATGGAGTAACTACAGGTATTTCTGCTTCTGATAGATCGCAAACGGTATTAGCATTAACAGATTCTAATACAAAACCGCATGAGTTAGCAAGACCAGGGCATATTTTTCCATTGGTAGCAAAACAGGGTGGCGTATTAAGAAGAACTGGACATACAGAAGCAGCTATTGATTTTGCTAGATTAGCAGGGTTTAAACCAGCAGGTGTAATTTGTGAGATTTTAAATGAAGACGGAACAATGTCTCGTTTGCCACAATTAGTAGAAGTTGCAAAAAGATTTAACTTGAAGTTGGTTTCTATAGAGGATTTAGTTGCTTATAGAATGAAGCATGATAGTTTAATTGTAAAGAAAGAAGATTTTGATCTAGAGACTCGTTTCGGAACCTTCCGTTTAAGAGCTTATGAGCAAACTACCAATAAGCAAATTCATATTGCATTAACAAAAGGAAATTGGAGCTTAGGAGAATCAATCCTTACGAGAATTAATTCTTCGCAGGTAAATAATGATTTATTAGGTACATTAACTAATAATCCAGAGCAACAATTAGATGATATGTTTAAGGTGATTAATGAGAACGGAAAAGGAGCAGTATTGTTTATCAATCAAGATATGCAAGCTGTGAATTTATTAAGTCGAATTACAGAGCTTAAAGTATTGCAATCGCAAGGAATAATGAAAGCACCAAAAGTGATCATTGATAGTAAGGATTATGGTATAGGAGCGCAGATTTTACATGATATTGATATTTCTAAAATCCGATTAGTATCAAATACAGAACAAACAAAACGTGTTGGGATGATAGGTTATGGACTTGAAATAACAGAATACGTAAGTTACTAATGAATATGGGGACATTAGAAGAAAGAATTTTAAAATCAGAGACGCATATTTTTAAAGCAGTTTTTCCGAATACTACGAATCATTATGATACATTATTTGGAGGAACGGCATTACAACT
The nucleotide sequence above comes from Flavobacterium branchiarum. Encoded proteins:
- the ribB gene encoding 3,4-dihydroxy-2-butanone-4-phosphate synthase, which gives rise to MSTNKIQLNTIEEAIEAIRQGEVIIVVDDEDRENEGDFLAAAEKVTPEMINFMATHGRGLICAPLTESRCKELDLRPMVTNNTDHMETAFTVSIDLKGNGVTTGISASDRSQTVLALTDSNTKPHELARPGHIFPLVAKQGGVLRRTGHTEAAIDFARLAGFKPAGVICEILNEDGTMSRLPQLVEVAKRFNLKLVSIEDLVAYRMKHDSLIVKKEDFDLETRFGTFRLRAYEQTTNKQIHIALTKGNWSLGESILTRINSSQVNNDLLGTLTNNPEQQLDDMFKVINENGKGAVLFINQDMQAVNLLSRITELKVLQSQGIMKAPKVIIDSKDYGIGAQILHDIDISKIRLVSNTEQTKRVGMIGYGLEITEYVSY